In one window of Meiothermus sp. DNA:
- a CDS encoding site-2 protease family protein — protein MFFFELLGRDPLAYLVAFAAGAFGLVVHNLFQAYLADRYKDGDPRRYGFLTVEPRVHLDGLGLIFLALIGFGFPRLVPWRLFGPKGAQTALMGPLGFFMAAFFYILIGRLLEGVGPATSSIALGMQVAGSLMVGHAAVFLFPVPPLDGARVVYAIGSAEARRFMDQLQSYGFVGFFLIFLVLNLSGILPAIRAGLSGLLNGLFAAIGL, from the coding sequence ATGTTTTTCTTCGAACTTCTTGGTAGAGACCCCCTGGCTTATCTGGTTGCGTTTGCAGCAGGTGCTTTTGGCCTGGTCGTGCACAACCTGTTTCAAGCATATCTGGCCGACCGCTACAAAGATGGCGACCCCCGGCGCTACGGTTTTCTGACGGTGGAGCCCAGGGTGCACCTGGATGGCCTGGGGCTCATTTTCCTGGCCTTGATTGGCTTTGGGTTTCCCCGCTTGGTGCCCTGGCGGCTCTTTGGCCCCAAGGGTGCCCAGACCGCACTGATGGGGCCGCTGGGGTTTTTTATGGCAGCTTTTTTCTATATCCTCATTGGCAGGCTTTTGGAAGGGGTGGGCCCGGCCACCTCGAGCATCGCCCTGGGTATGCAGGTAGCCGGTTCCCTCATGGTCGGCCACGCGGCGGTGTTCTTGTTCCCGGTACCACCGCTGGATGGTGCCAGGGTGGTCTATGCCATCGGCAGCGCCGAGGCTCGCCGCTTCATGGATCAGCTTCAGAGCTATGGCTTTGTGGGCTTCTTCCTGATTTTTCTGGTTTTGAACCTGAGTGGCATTCTACCCGCCATCCGGGCAGGCCTGAGCGGTTTGCTCAATGGCCTTTTTGCGGCCATCGGGTTGTAG
- a CDS encoding site-2 protease family protein: protein MGLLPLLQSDPLAFVLVALVLMLSLALHEWGHAISALWMGDTTAKEQGRVSLNPLKHLDLIGSVMILLVGFGWARPVPIYPPNFRHYRVGLFLVSIAGIVINLLIATTLAFLLRWMLDAGYLQNPQGFIRVLIQAAVVAASINLTLAVFNLLPIPPLDGSKILQSFLPLRWHPYIWRLEMNPTYAIVAMLLLLTVFRQPLSTFLSTVRTQFFGLFGL, encoded by the coding sequence ATGGGCCTGCTACCGCTGCTGCAAAGCGACCCCCTGGCTTTTGTGCTGGTGGCGCTGGTGCTGATGCTTTCCTTGGCCCTGCACGAATGGGGTCATGCCATCAGCGCGCTCTGGATGGGCGATACTACCGCCAAAGAGCAAGGCCGCGTGAGCCTCAACCCGCTCAAGCACCTCGACCTGATTGGTTCGGTCATGATTCTGCTGGTGGGGTTTGGTTGGGCCAGGCCGGTTCCGATCTATCCCCCCAACTTTCGCCACTACCGGGTGGGGCTCTTTTTGGTCTCCATAGCAGGCATCGTGATTAATTTGCTCATCGCCACCACCCTGGCGTTTCTCCTGCGCTGGATGCTCGATGCGGGTTATTTGCAAAATCCACAAGGTTTCATTAGGGTGCTGATTCAGGCAGCGGTGGTGGCGGCCAGCATCAACCTGACCCTGGCCGTCTTCAACCTTTTGCCCATCCCACCCCTGGACGGTTCCAAAATTTTGCAGAGTTTTTTACCCTTGCGCTGGCACCCCTACATCTGGCGACTGGAGATGAACCCGACCTACGCAATTGTGGCTATGTTACTGTTGCTAACGGTGTTCCGCCAACCACTGAGCACCTTTCTGAGCACGGTGCGCACCCAGTTCTTCGGCCTGTTTGGTTTGTAG
- the accB gene encoding acetyl-CoA carboxylase biotin carboxyl carrier protein: MNAKELKSILQALQEHEVSELTLETPDYKLTVKRGGEVQYVAAPAPVVIQPPAVAPAAQAVSHAPVATPAPTPAAAPAPTPAPRVETPKEDTSKYIEVKAPIVGTFYRAPSPDAEPFVKEGDTVKKGQVLCIIEAMKLMNEIESEVSGVVRKILVANGEPIEYGQVLFLIEPA, translated from the coding sequence ATGAACGCAAAGGAACTGAAGTCCATCCTCCAAGCCCTGCAAGAACATGAGGTGTCCGAGTTGACCCTCGAGACCCCCGATTACAAACTCACCGTCAAGCGTGGTGGTGAGGTGCAATATGTGGCTGCCCCAGCGCCTGTGGTGATCCAGCCGCCAGCGGTGGCTCCGGCAGCGCAAGCTGTGAGCCATGCGCCGGTTGCCACCCCAGCCCCAACCCCTGCGGCGGCACCGGCCCCAACGCCAGCTCCCAGGGTCGAAACGCCCAAGGAAGACACCAGCAAATACATCGAAGTCAAGGCGCCCATCGTGGGTACGTTTTACCGTGCGCCCTCCCCCGATGCTGAACCCTTTGTCAAGGAAGGGGACACCGTTAAAAAAGGCCAGGTTTTATGCATCATCGAGGCCATGAAGCTCATGAACGAAATCGAAAGCGAAGTATCAGGTGTGGTGAGGAAAATTCTGGTTGCCAATGGGGAGCCTATTGAGTACGGCCAAGTCCTATTTTTGATCGAGCCGGCATAA
- a CDS encoding universal stress protein, with protein MFKKILIPTDGSEFSQGALEQGLDLAKLSGGEVTILYAIESPYEPFQNYATQPPEYFEKLMNDYKAEAQKVLSRISAKAETKGVHTRAVIVEEHPVPAILEAAKEHDLVVMATHGRKGIDRVMMGSVTDKVLHNCSTPVLIVRGAAG; from the coding sequence ATGTTCAAAAAAATCCTGATCCCCACGGATGGCAGCGAGTTTAGCCAGGGTGCCCTAGAGCAAGGATTGGATCTAGCCAAACTGTCGGGGGGAGAGGTGACGATACTTTATGCCATTGAAAGCCCGTACGAACCCTTCCAGAATTACGCCACCCAGCCACCCGAATACTTCGAGAAGCTGATGAATGACTATAAAGCTGAAGCCCAAAAAGTTCTGAGCCGCATTTCAGCCAAAGCTGAAACGAAGGGGGTTCATACCCGAGCGGTAATTGTCGAGGAACACCCCGTGCCGGCCATTCTCGAGGCAGCCAAGGAACATGATCTGGTCGTGATGGCAACTCACGGACGAAAAGGCATTGATCGCGTGATGATGGGCAGCGTCACCGATAAAGTGCTGCACAACTGCTCCACGCCTGTTCTGATCGTTCGGGGCGCAGCGGGATAG
- the accC gene encoding acetyl-CoA carboxylase biotin carboxylase subunit gives MFKKIMVANRGEIALRVLRAARELGIKVVVAHSEADSQSLPVLLADEAICIGPPPSAQSYLNIPNLLSAAIISGAEAIHPGYGFLAENPQFAEMCRDHGIVFIGPTPESMHSLGSKAGGREIAAKSNVPTVPGTGVLQSVEEALEAAEKIGYPVLLKASAGGGGRGQKVVRSSEEMKTAFAQAQVEAQNYFSDPSLILEKYIELFRHVEVQVMGDGKGHVVHVGERDCSIQRRNQKLIEEAPSRLEESLRQEILAAGVRLAKYVNYQGAGTLEFIVDPDGNFYFMEMNTRIQVEHCVSEMISGLDLVKLQIKIAAGEPFTLQQSDIQLRGHAIECRLNAEDYEKDFRPSIGKIETLHFPGGTGVRVDSHLYAGYSIPPNYDSLVAKLIVHGENREEAIARMRRALAETVIEGPGVKTTVPFHLKVMDNAFYKRGAIYTNFVTTRMSE, from the coding sequence ATGTTTAAGAAAATAATGGTTGCCAACCGAGGTGAGATTGCCCTGCGGGTATTGCGGGCTGCGCGGGAGTTGGGGATTAAGGTGGTGGTGGCCCACAGCGAAGCCGATAGCCAGTCGCTGCCTGTTTTGCTGGCCGACGAGGCCATCTGCATTGGGCCGCCCCCTTCGGCCCAGAGCTACCTAAATATTCCCAATTTATTGTCTGCAGCGATTATCTCTGGGGCCGAAGCTATTCACCCCGGCTATGGTTTCCTGGCGGAAAACCCTCAGTTTGCCGAGATGTGCCGCGACCACGGGATCGTCTTCATCGGCCCTACCCCGGAGTCCATGCATAGCCTGGGCTCCAAAGCGGGGGGACGGGAGATTGCCGCCAAATCCAACGTGCCCACCGTTCCGGGTACGGGGGTTTTGCAATCGGTGGAAGAGGCCCTTGAAGCCGCAGAAAAGATCGGCTACCCGGTGCTGCTAAAAGCCAGCGCGGGGGGCGGAGGGCGTGGCCAGAAAGTAGTGCGTTCTTCCGAGGAGATGAAAACTGCCTTTGCCCAGGCCCAGGTCGAGGCCCAGAACTACTTCTCGGATCCTTCCCTCATCCTGGAGAAATACATCGAACTGTTTCGGCATGTGGAAGTGCAGGTAATGGGGGATGGGAAGGGCCATGTGGTGCACGTGGGCGAACGCGACTGCTCGATCCAGCGCCGCAATCAGAAGCTTATCGAGGAAGCGCCCAGCCGCCTCGAGGAGTCCTTGCGCCAGGAGATTCTGGCAGCGGGTGTGCGCCTGGCCAAATATGTCAACTACCAGGGTGCGGGAACGCTCGAGTTTATCGTAGATCCCGACGGTAATTTCTACTTCATGGAGATGAACACCCGCATACAGGTCGAACACTGTGTCTCCGAGATGATTTCGGGTCTCGATCTGGTCAAGCTCCAGATAAAAATAGCTGCGGGTGAGCCTTTTACTCTGCAGCAAAGCGATATCCAGCTCAGGGGTCACGCCATCGAGTGTCGCCTGAATGCAGAGGACTACGAGAAGGACTTCCGCCCCAGCATAGGCAAGATCGAAACCCTGCACTTCCCTGGCGGCACCGGTGTGCGGGTGGATTCCCACCTGTATGCTGGCTACAGCATCCCGCCCAACTACGACTCGCTGGTGGCTAAACTCATTGTGCATGGCGAGAATCGGGAGGAGGCCATTGCCCGGATGCGCCGGGCGCTAGCCGAGACCGTCATCGAGGGGCCTGGGGTCAAGACCACCGTGCCCTTCCATCTCAAGGTCATGGACAATGCCTTCTACAAGCGGGGGGCCATTTACACCAACTTTGTGACTACCCGTATGTCGGAATGA
- the efp gene encoding elongation factor P has product MISVTDLRNGTKVKMDGALWQCVDYQHQKIGRGGAKVVAKFKNLETGATVERSFNSGEKLEDIYVETKDLQYLYPEGDELVFMDLETYEQFHVSRDISEATKFLKEGMTVQGAMYNGRPLDITLPASVELKIIDTPPGVRGDTVSGGTKPATLETGAVVQVPLFVENEQVIRVDTRTGEYLGRA; this is encoded by the coding sequence ATGATTAGCGTTACCGACCTGCGGAATGGAACTAAAGTCAAGATGGATGGAGCACTCTGGCAGTGCGTGGACTATCAGCACCAGAAAATTGGACGGGGCGGCGCCAAAGTGGTCGCCAAGTTCAAAAACCTCGAGACCGGCGCAACCGTAGAGCGCTCATTCAACTCGGGTGAGAAACTCGAGGACATCTACGTTGAGACCAAAGATCTTCAGTACCTTTATCCGGAAGGGGATGAACTGGTATTCATGGATCTGGAAACCTACGAGCAGTTCCATGTCTCACGGGATATTTCCGAGGCCACTAAGTTCCTAAAAGAAGGCATGACGGTGCAGGGAGCCATGTACAACGGCCGTCCTTTGGACATTACCTTGCCTGCTTCGGTTGAGCTTAAAATTATCGATACGCCCCCTGGAGTGCGAGGAGATACGGTTTCGGGGGGTACCAAACCCGCTACCCTCGAGACTGGAGCAGTGGTGCAGGTACCGCTGTTTGTCGAAAATGAACAGGTTATTCGGGTGGATACCCGTACCGGGGAATACCTCGGTCGTGCCTGA